One segment of Marvinbryantia formatexigens DSM 14469 DNA contains the following:
- a CDS encoding response regulator transcription factor — MRLLIAEDEDTIRNGMEKYIRLHTDRFEQIYLARNGQEAIDIIFEKHPEIMLLDIQMPGKDGIDVMKETKGAGILPATIILSGYEEFKYAQQAVRYGARCYMLKPSRSSDILKQIMEIADEIAGVVQVHEEENASFGAVSRAREYVEEHYSEELTLQRVADVAGISPGYLSTSFPQVCGKGFVDYLNQVRIEHACAYLKQKYFKTYEIAYKVGFKDEKYFTRVFKKLMGMTPNEYKKSN, encoded by the coding sequence GTGCGGTTATTAATAGCGGAGGATGAGGATACGATACGAAACGGAATGGAAAAATATATCCGTCTGCATACCGACCGCTTTGAACAGATTTATCTGGCGCGGAACGGGCAGGAGGCGATTGACATCATATTTGAAAAGCATCCCGAAATTATGCTTCTGGACATTCAGATGCCGGGAAAGGACGGAATCGATGTCATGAAGGAGACGAAGGGAGCGGGAATCCTGCCGGCAACGATTATCTTAAGCGGCTATGAGGAATTTAAGTATGCGCAGCAGGCGGTGCGTTACGGCGCCCGCTGCTATATGCTAAAGCCCAGCCGTTCCTCTGATATTCTGAAGCAGATCATGGAAATTGCCGATGAGATAGCCGGAGTTGTGCAGGTGCATGAGGAAGAGAACGCCAGCTTTGGAGCGGTCAGCCGCGCCAGGGAATATGTGGAGGAGCATTATAGCGAAGAGCTTACGCTCCAGCGCGTCGCGGATGTGGCGGGGATTTCGCCGGGCTATCTCTCCACCAGCTTTCCGCAGGTCTGCGGGAAGGGCTTTGTGGATTATCTGAACCAGGTCCGCATAGAGCACGCGTGCGCCTATCTGAAGCAGAAGTATTTTAAAACCTATGAGATTGCTTATAAGGTCGGGTTTAAGGACGAGAAGTATTTTACCCGCGTATTTAAGAAGCTTATGGGAATGACGCCGAATGAGTATAAGAAAAGCAATTAG
- a CDS encoding carbohydrate ABC transporter permease — translation MKKMYSNKLVITSLVLPGVLLFVFAILAPICLSVYYSLTDYSGMGSWNMIGLDNYKALMKDEAFFTALRNSLLLAIGFICIQHPLAIIVAAVLDKLSGKGESFFRCVYFIPNVISVAVIAYLWKFIYNPNFGLLNNILKLFGYKGTVNWLSAENAIWSVLVVLIWHGFGWGMLIYYSGIKNIDPTLYEAAAIDGANQRQTFLRITLPLMKPVIQVNVTMAVISALKQMETVYLLTNGGPGNATQFTATYLYQQAFKAFRYGYGNAISVVFIIICLLATVFLNKIFEERRPEGRA, via the coding sequence GGCGTCCTGCTTTTTGTATTTGCGATCCTGGCTCCGATATGCCTGAGCGTATATTATTCGCTGACGGATTATTCGGGCATGGGCTCCTGGAATATGATCGGGCTGGACAATTATAAGGCGCTGATGAAGGATGAAGCGTTTTTTACGGCGCTGCGCAATTCCCTGCTTCTGGCAATCGGATTTATCTGCATCCAGCATCCGCTGGCGATTATCGTAGCCGCGGTGCTCGATAAATTAAGCGGAAAGGGCGAATCCTTTTTCCGCTGCGTGTACTTTATTCCGAACGTTATCTCGGTAGCCGTGATCGCATACCTCTGGAAGTTTATCTACAATCCCAACTTCGGTCTGCTGAACAATATTCTGAAGCTGTTCGGTTATAAGGGGACGGTCAACTGGCTCAGTGCGGAAAACGCGATCTGGTCGGTGCTGGTGGTGCTTATCTGGCATGGCTTCGGCTGGGGTATGCTGATTTACTACTCCGGCATTAAAAATATCGACCCGACGCTTTACGAGGCGGCGGCGATCGACGGGGCGAATCAGAGGCAGACCTTTTTGCGCATCACGCTCCCGCTGATGAAGCCGGTCATCCAGGTGAATGTCACGATGGCTGTTATCTCCGCTTTAAAGCAGATGGAAACAGTGTACCTTCTGACCAACGGCGGACCGGGCAATGCCACCCAGTTTACGGCGACCTATCTGTACCAGCAGGCGTTTAAAGCGTTCCGGTACGGCTACGGCAATGCGATCAGCGTTGTATTTATCATTATCTGCCTTCTTGCGACGGTATTTCTGAACAAAATTTTTGAAGAGCGCAGACCGGAAGGGAGGGCATAA
- a CDS encoding carbohydrate ABC transporter permease, producing the protein MKRTEKKKMSVGKVILWAILIFVAVIQIFPLIWLLDFSLASSNEMFTSGLLIIPEKIQWGNYVKAFVDGNFLHYLKNSLLINGLAVLLVLLVSIMAAFACLRMQWKLNGFVKTLLLMGMMIPIHATLLPNYKIYSTLHMTDTIWALLIPYVAFSLPQGLFLMTSFMSAVPAELEEAAVMDGCGIYRIIFQIITPILKPSIATVSIMTFLNNWNEFMMASTYLSSPKWKTLPFSVLEFTGQYSSNYAVQFAVMALTAAPAVIIYIILNKHITKGVAMGAVKG; encoded by the coding sequence ATGAAAAGAACAGAAAAGAAAAAAATGTCCGTTGGAAAAGTAATCCTCTGGGCGATACTGATATTTGTTGCCGTTATCCAGATTTTTCCATTAATCTGGCTGTTGGATTTTTCGCTGGCGAGCAGTAATGAAATGTTTACAAGCGGGCTGCTGATTATTCCGGAAAAAATCCAGTGGGGCAACTATGTGAAAGCATTTGTGGACGGAAATTTCCTGCACTATCTGAAAAACAGCCTTCTGATCAACGGGCTGGCGGTTCTTCTGGTGCTGCTGGTTTCCATCATGGCGGCGTTCGCCTGCCTGCGGATGCAGTGGAAGCTGAACGGATTTGTAAAGACGCTGCTTCTGATGGGCATGATGATTCCTATCCACGCAACGCTGCTTCCGAATTACAAAATTTACAGTACGCTGCACATGACGGACACCATCTGGGCGCTGCTGATTCCTTATGTGGCATTTTCCCTTCCGCAGGGACTGTTTCTGATGACCAGCTTTATGAGCGCGGTCCCGGCGGAGCTGGAGGAAGCGGCTGTCATGGACGGATGCGGGATTTACCGTATTATTTTCCAGATTATTACGCCGATACTGAAGCCATCCATAGCGACGGTATCTATCATGACATTTTTAAACAACTGGAATGAATTTATGATGGCGAGCACCTATTTAAGTTCGCCGAAATGGAAGACGCTGCCGTTCTCGGTGCTGGAATTTACCGGGCAGTATTCCTCCAATTATGCGGTGCAGTTTGCGGTCATGGCGCTGACGGCTGCCCCGGCGGTTATCATTTATATTATATTGAATAAGCACATTACAAAGGGTGTGGCAATGGGAGCGGTAAAAGGCTGA
- a CDS encoding sensor histidine kinase: protein MGRLREKIGNMSIRRKIVFYMYVVLIPLLLVICIAVTVYRYRESGNEYARLQRQNINNLQSSLDIIEEDVRNLSLNLAINNDIRSILTTDDPEAVSRDVRLWQNLAPMRMVEDIIALKGYIKTLSVYPENGVTPYLRCMDASSYISTLEEISATGIYQRTKALLGKGLWVYVPHGNGEIYQGSRSDKLVLCRAVYNTAKSQMLGYTTIGISLEAIEKLCRNALQSEKEAILLYEKNGGELLICGNVDEEVRGYIAENMQALKGNMQVRCGKREIYGGSVTDDQWIFFKVVPTKGFFDIFGEIAYIPLLLLIGISLGILPLTIIISYVISKPLEQVCVAMGKFRRGDFEQQIEITTKDEIGEVASCFNQMVTDIRELINKNYVMVLRERESELAVLQAQINPHFLYNALDSIYWQAEGEGDEKTAESVYELAQLFRLVLGQGKSMVTVEMELQLLERYLEIQKLRFHEQMNYSFEVEPAALNVKIPKLILQPFVENAVVHGMQDAVKDFKITVAARMEGAFVKFFVRDNGVGMDDVQLRRIWEEDSDKFYSGQRIGRYAIKNVRERLALKYGENFELNIESRVGRGTLVTVCLPADMEEG, encoded by the coding sequence ATGGGAAGGCTGCGGGAAAAGATAGGGAATATGTCTATCAGAAGGAAGATTGTTTTCTATATGTATGTCGTGCTGATTCCGCTGCTGCTTGTCATCTGCATTGCGGTGACGGTGTACCGCTACCGGGAATCCGGCAACGAATATGCCAGGCTTCAGAGGCAGAATATTAACAACCTGCAGTCCTCTCTGGATATTATCGAGGAGGATGTAAGAAATCTTTCTCTGAACCTGGCAATCAATAATGATATACGGAGCATTCTCACCACGGATGACCCGGAAGCCGTCAGCCGGGACGTCCGGCTCTGGCAGAATCTTGCGCCCATGCGTATGGTGGAGGATATTATTGCGCTGAAGGGTTATATCAAGACGCTGTCTGTTTATCCGGAAAACGGAGTGACGCCGTATCTGCGCTGCATGGACGCCAGCTCTTATATTTCGACGCTGGAGGAAATCAGCGCTACCGGAATTTATCAGCGGACAAAGGCGCTCCTTGGAAAGGGGCTGTGGGTGTATGTGCCGCATGGAAACGGAGAAATCTATCAGGGAAGCAGGTCGGACAAGCTGGTTCTCTGCAGGGCGGTCTATAATACGGCGAAATCGCAGATGCTGGGATATACCACCATCGGGATCTCGCTGGAAGCGATAGAGAAGCTCTGCCGGAATGCGCTTCAGTCGGAGAAGGAAGCGATTCTGCTGTACGAAAAAAACGGCGGCGAGCTTCTGATCTGCGGGAATGTCGATGAAGAGGTGCGCGGGTATATTGCGGAAAATATGCAGGCGCTGAAGGGAAACATGCAGGTCCGCTGCGGAAAACGGGAGATATACGGAGGCAGCGTAACGGACGACCAGTGGATATTTTTTAAGGTAGTGCCCACAAAGGGCTTTTTTGACATTTTCGGAGAGATTGCCTACATTCCGCTGCTGCTGCTTATCGGTATATCGCTGGGCATCCTGCCGCTGACGATTATAATCTCGTATGTGATTTCGAAGCCGCTGGAGCAGGTCTGTGTGGCGATGGGAAAGTTTCGCAGGGGCGATTTTGAACAGCAGATTGAAATTACCACAAAAGATGAAATCGGTGAAGTGGCGTCATGCTTTAACCAGATGGTAACGGATATCCGCGAGCTGATTAATAAAAACTACGTGATGGTGCTGCGGGAACGCGAGAGCGAGCTTGCCGTCCTGCAGGCACAGATAAATCCTCATTTTCTGTACAATGCGCTGGACAGCATCTACTGGCAGGCGGAGGGAGAGGGCGATGAAAAAACGGCGGAGAGCGTATATGAGCTGGCGCAGCTCTTCCGGCTTGTACTGGGACAGGGAAAGAGTATGGTGACTGTGGAGATGGAGCTTCAGCTTCTGGAGCGCTATCTGGAAATCCAGAAGCTCCGCTTTCATGAGCAGATGAATTACAGCTTTGAGGTGGAGCCGGCGGCTCTGAATGTGAAAATACCGAAGCTGATTCTGCAGCCTTTTGTGGAAAACGCCGTAGTTCACGGGATGCAGGATGCGGTAAAGGATTTTAAAATTACGGTTGCCGCGCGTATGGAAGGGGCATTTGTAAAATTTTTTGTCCGGGATAACGGCGTCGGTATGGATGATGTGCAGCTCAGGCGGATATGGGAGGAAGACAGCGATAAGTTTTATTCCGGCCAGCGGATCGGCAGGTATGCGATTAAAAATGTCCGGGAGCGTCTGGCACTGAAATACGGAGAAAACTTTGAACTGAATATTGAGAGCCGGGTGGGCAGGGGAACGCTGGTGACGGTCTGCCTGCCGGCGGACATGGAAGAGGGGTGA